From one Drosophila subpulchrella strain 33 F10 #4 breed RU33 chromosome 3L, RU_Dsub_v1.1 Primary Assembly, whole genome shotgun sequence genomic stretch:
- the LOC119554580 gene encoding uncharacterized protein LOC119554580 isoform X1 — protein sequence MPKEDPFVNRAQLLKAIKKYPEIWDSNNKLHMCRSVTSPMWTEIAEQFGGHVPTVKLQSIWSQMKYHYHNLVHRQILHKDRFNTKWEHFEPMSFMYNITVAKIVGAQSSGGGGGASSEDPPTASEPPPVGEEPAGPVPPPPLPTTSHGRGRPSGSFSWLQTATTPTNPQLPHLIAQPPHGQGHGMTYTAFTGLVPPPAAVMSEAVATPPRKLGRPSSLHNSMRGRIIDAIKTRPSLWAGRQRSEKGQGQSRTSAVWKEAAIEMGLTPTLMQTRWSIIKQRYVDELQKERHAQYSHQGFRSTWEHFDRMNFMRDILLKKVDEREQTREQIQEIVSEQQHHQQPQHHPPQHLQHYRPPPPPAGLVEHAQDMPIGLVQHHQQEGHHPPLAMHHPHHPQAIRRRVKHESDLEWDPFEMILHVHGAGEPAAN from the exons ATGCCCAAGGAGGATCCGTTCGTGAATCGCGCCCAGCTCCTGAAGGCGATCAAGAAGTATCCGGAGATCTGGGACTCCAACAACAAGCTGCACATGTGCCGCAGCGTCACATCGCCGATGTGGACGGAGATCGCCGAGCAGTTCGGGGGTCATGTGCCGACAG TTAAGCTGCAATCGATCTGGAGCCAGATGAAGTACCACTACCACAACTTGGTCCACCGCCAGATCCTGCACAAGGATCGCTTCAATACCAAGTGGGAGCACTTCGAGCCGATGTCCTTCATGTACAACATAACGGTGGCCAAGATCGTGGGCGCCCAGTCAAGTGGCGGTGGTGGGGGTGCCTCCTCGGAAGACCCACCCACAGCCTCTGAACCGCCACCCGTGGGGGAGGAACCTGCTGGGCCAGTGCCGCCACCCCCCTTGCCCACCACCTCCCATGGACGCGGGCGTCCCAGCGGTAGTTTCAGCTGGTTGCAGACCGCTACCACTCCCACCAACCCCCAACTGCCGCATCTCATTGCTCAGCCGCCCCATGGCCAGGGTCACGGAATGACCTATACCGCTTTCACGGGGCTGGTGCCTCCGCCAGCTGCTGTGATGTCGGAGGCAGTGGCCACGCCCCCGCGGAAATTGGGACGTCCCAGTTCGTTGCATAACAGTATGCGGGGACGTATCATCGATGCCATCAAGACGCGTCCGTCACTTTGGGCGGGACGCCAGCGGAGCGAAAAGGGGCAGGGCCAGAGCAGAACTTCAGCCGTTTGGAAGGAGGCGGCCATCGAGATGGGACTTACCCCAA CTCTTATGCAGACGCGGTGGTCGATCATTAAGCAGCGCTATGTGGATGAACTGCAGAAGGAGCGCCACGCCCAGTACTCCCACCAGGGATTCCGATCCACGTGGGAACACTTCGACCGGATGAACTTCATGCGCGACATCCTGCTGAAGAAGGTCGACGAGCGGGAGCAGACCCGAGAACAGATCCAGGAGATCGTCAGTGaacagcagcaccaccagcagccgCAGCACCACCCGCCGCAGCACTTGCAACACTACCGTCCACCACCGCCGCCAGCAGGATTGGTGGAGCACGCCCAGGACATGCCCATCGGCTTGGtgcagcaccaccagcaggaAGGACACCACCCGCCGCTGGCCATGCACCACCCCCACCACCCACAGGCCATTCGGCGGCGGGTCAAGCACGAATCCGATCTCGAGTGGGATCCCTTTGAGATGATCCTTCACGTCCATGGTGCAGGCGAGCCGGCTGCCAACTGA
- the LOC119554580 gene encoding uncharacterized protein LOC119554580 isoform X2, whose product MTNLALEQHHNKSPLYNVKLQSIWSQMKYHYHNLVHRQILHKDRFNTKWEHFEPMSFMYNITVAKIVGAQSSGGGGGASSEDPPTASEPPPVGEEPAGPVPPPPLPTTSHGRGRPSGSFSWLQTATTPTNPQLPHLIAQPPHGQGHGMTYTAFTGLVPPPAAVMSEAVATPPRKLGRPSSLHNSMRGRIIDAIKTRPSLWAGRQRSEKGQGQSRTSAVWKEAAIEMGLTPTLMQTRWSIIKQRYVDELQKERHAQYSHQGFRSTWEHFDRMNFMRDILLKKVDEREQTREQIQEIVSEQQHHQQPQHHPPQHLQHYRPPPPPAGLVEHAQDMPIGLVQHHQQEGHHPPLAMHHPHHPQAIRRRVKHESDLEWDPFEMILHVHGAGEPAAN is encoded by the exons ATGACTAACCTTGCCCTAGAACAGCATCATAATAAAAGCCCTCTATATAATG TTAAGCTGCAATCGATCTGGAGCCAGATGAAGTACCACTACCACAACTTGGTCCACCGCCAGATCCTGCACAAGGATCGCTTCAATACCAAGTGGGAGCACTTCGAGCCGATGTCCTTCATGTACAACATAACGGTGGCCAAGATCGTGGGCGCCCAGTCAAGTGGCGGTGGTGGGGGTGCCTCCTCGGAAGACCCACCCACAGCCTCTGAACCGCCACCCGTGGGGGAGGAACCTGCTGGGCCAGTGCCGCCACCCCCCTTGCCCACCACCTCCCATGGACGCGGGCGTCCCAGCGGTAGTTTCAGCTGGTTGCAGACCGCTACCACTCCCACCAACCCCCAACTGCCGCATCTCATTGCTCAGCCGCCCCATGGCCAGGGTCACGGAATGACCTATACCGCTTTCACGGGGCTGGTGCCTCCGCCAGCTGCTGTGATGTCGGAGGCAGTGGCCACGCCCCCGCGGAAATTGGGACGTCCCAGTTCGTTGCATAACAGTATGCGGGGACGTATCATCGATGCCATCAAGACGCGTCCGTCACTTTGGGCGGGACGCCAGCGGAGCGAAAAGGGGCAGGGCCAGAGCAGAACTTCAGCCGTTTGGAAGGAGGCGGCCATCGAGATGGGACTTACCCCAA CTCTTATGCAGACGCGGTGGTCGATCATTAAGCAGCGCTATGTGGATGAACTGCAGAAGGAGCGCCACGCCCAGTACTCCCACCAGGGATTCCGATCCACGTGGGAACACTTCGACCGGATGAACTTCATGCGCGACATCCTGCTGAAGAAGGTCGACGAGCGGGAGCAGACCCGAGAACAGATCCAGGAGATCGTCAGTGaacagcagcaccaccagcagccgCAGCACCACCCGCCGCAGCACTTGCAACACTACCGTCCACCACCGCCGCCAGCAGGATTGGTGGAGCACGCCCAGGACATGCCCATCGGCTTGGtgcagcaccaccagcaggaAGGACACCACCCGCCGCTGGCCATGCACCACCCCCACCACCCACAGGCCATTCGGCGGCGGGTCAAGCACGAATCCGATCTCGAGTGGGATCCCTTTGAGATGATCCTTCACGTCCATGGTGCAGGCGAGCCGGCTGCCAACTGA